Part of the Paeniglutamicibacter sulfureus genome, CTTGTCGCGCTTGGGTCGCTTGGCCGGGACCAGCCCCTGCGACACGCGCCAGGCGCGGGCGTCGCGGGCCCGCACCACCAGCCCGATGACGTGGGTCACCAGTCCGATGCCGATGATGCCCAGTGCCGTGTACATCAGCGGGCGGTTGTGGGTGTTGGCCCCGATGACGGCCAGGATGATGCCCGTGCCGGAAACCGCCATCGATCCGAAGGTCAGCTTCTTGTAGAGTCCGGACGATGCTTCCCAGGGGGTATTGGTCATGAGTCAATCCTAATTCAGCACCGCAAATCGATTCAGAACAGGGCCCCTTGGACCGGCGGCGAATCGGTCACATAAACGCCCGGCACGAGCTTGCGCCCCTTGAGCAGTGCTGCATTGGCGACGAAGATCTCCGGTTGCCCGCCCAGCCTCACGCCCAGGGCCTGGCCGCAAACCGCCGCGACCTCGAAGCCGTGGGCGGCTTCGCCCAGGAAACCGGGATAGGGCTGAAGGTCCTGGGCGTCGAAGCCGGCAAGCAGGACCCGTCCCTGTTCCGGGGCGTTCCAGGTTTCCTCCACGACGCGGGAGCCGGCCAGAATGCCCGGTGGGAGTCCGGCCACCAGCGCGCGAACCGTGGTGGCTGCATCGTCGTTGAGCTCATCGAGGCGCCCGGTGGTGTCATGGTTTTCCAGCAGGCCGCGCACCTTGGAATTGGCCCGCACCTGCTGGGTGAACCCGAGCTCTGTGCTCACCAGGTCCTCGAGGTGCCGCACGCTGGCCCCGTCGGGGCTCCAGGCAACGTAGCGGGCGGTGATCGCGCCCTGTTCGGCCAGGCGCCGCCATTTGCTGGGATCGGCCGCCGTGCCGACCTTCGTGGTCCCCGTGGCGAAGGTCGCCACATAGAGCCAGTGCGGCTGGTCCAGGTAGTCGCGCAGGCCTGCGCCGGCGCGGCCGCTGCGGTGGAAGTCGTGCATGGCTCGGGATTGGTCGGCGGCCTCGCAGGCTGCGCACTGGGTGCCGTTGGCGATCAGGGCATCCTGCGGGCAGGGCACCAGCGTGCGGTGGTGCCGGTCCCGGATCAGCTGGTGGCCCAGGCACCAACGCCCGGGCAAGACTGTGAAGCCCAGCCGCGTGCCCGGTTCCAGGGCGACATCGTGGCCGTGGTGCTCCGCGTCATCGAGCACCAGGCGCGGGTTGCCCGGGGTGGAGGGCCACCGGATGCCGCGGCAGAGCAAGGCAGCGCTCTCCACCTCAGTCGTGCAGTGCCCCGGCCACCGCGGCGGTGGCGTGCAGCCAGGCGCGGCGCGTTGCCGGACGCAGTCCCTCGAAGCGGATCTGTCCCTTGACCAGTGCCGCGTCGTAGGGAACCGTCACCACGGAGCGGGCCAGGCGGCGGAATCCGTGGGCAATGCGGTCAAGCTGTTCGCGGTTGCCGTGCGGCTGGTGCTGGGACACGATCACGACGGCGTTTTGGGCCAGGTCGGCGTAGTGCCCGCCGCGCTTGGCCAGTGCCTCGAGCAGCAGGGCCCCGGCCTCGGCGTGTTCCTCCACCGTGGTGCTGGCGATGACCAGTTGGTCGGTGTGGTCGATCATGCGCATCCAGCGTTCGGCCGATTCGTCGTTCCCCGAGTCCACGATGGTCAGGGCGAAGAAGCGCGAGACGACTTCGTGCAGGTGGTCGAAGTCGGCGGCGTTGACGAATTGCTCGCTTGCCAGCAGCGTGGGGTCGGTGCGCAGCACGCTGTAGCAGTCTTCGGGCTGGTAGTGCGTGTAGTCGTGGATGATGGGGTCACCGACCTTGATGTCCTTCAGCCGCGGGGCGGCCGACAGCAGGTCCATGGAGTGGGACGCGTGGGGCCCCTGGACGGTGCGCCAGCCCAGGGTGCCGCGGGTTCCGTTGTTGTCCCAGACCAGGACCGGGTCCCCGGTGTTGCGCCCAAAGACCGCCGAAAGCAGGACCGCCGTCGGGGTCTTGTTGGCCCCGCCCTTGCCATTGACCACCGAGATGGTCTTGGGCTCGGTCAGGCGGGTGCCCACCGTGCGGCGCCAGTTGCGCTCTTCGACTTCCTCGGCGGAGGGTTCCATGTTGAAGCCCAGGCGGGAGAGGAAGCCGCGGAAGCCGCGCTCGGCACGGAACGTCGTTTCGTCCTCCGGGCGCAGGAACGTATCACGCGTTCCTGCCGCGGGGTTCATTTCGCGGAAGGCCTGGCGGCGGCCTTCAGGTGTCGACAGGTCTTCGGCAGCGGAATCGGCCGGTGTTGCATCCGGTGCCGGTGCGGTTGCAGCCGTGGTGGCAGCGGGCTGGGGATGTGCAGGCTTCGTGGTCTCCACCGCCACGGCGGGCTTTGCCGGAGCCGCTGCGGCTGGCTTCGCGGCCGGAGCGGCTGCAGGTTTCGAGGCTTCCGGCTTGGCTGCGGGTGTGGGCTTCGCGCCAGCGGCAGCGGCCGGCTTGGCGGCCGGAGCGGCTACAGGTTTCGAGGCTTCCGGCTTGGCTGCCGGTGTGGGCTTGGCGCCAGCGGCAGCGGCGGGCTTGGCCGGAGCCGCTGCGGCGGGCTTCGCGGCCGGAGCGGCCATAGGCTTCACGGTGTCCGGCTTCGCAGCGGGTGCCGGCTTGGCCGTCGCGGCGGCGGGCGTCGCAGCGGGTGCCGGCTTGGCAGCCGACGTGGGCGTCCCGGTTTTGGCCGGTGCCGGGGTCGGAGCAGGCTTCGTTGCCGGTGCTGCCGCAACGGGCTTGGCAGGAGCCGTCGCAGCAGGCTTGGGGGCCGGAGTCGGAGTCACGGTTTTGGCTGCGGGGCTCGGAGCAGGCTTCGCCGCCGGTGTAGCCGCAGCAGGCTTCGCAGCAGGTGCCGCGGGCTTGACGGCTGGAGTCGAAGTGGCGGCAGGCTTTGCGGCCGGCGTGGTCGCAGGCTTGGAGGCGTTGCCTGGCACCGGGGTGGCGGTGGGCTTGGCCGACTGCTGCGGAGCGGGTTTTGCCGGTGCGGGAGCCGGCTTTGCGTGGCCCGGCACCGTTGGCGCCGGCTTGGCCGCTGCCTTGTTGGAGCCGTCTGCGACCGATGCGGCCGTGGGAGCGGT contains:
- a CDS encoding DUF2797 domain-containing protein translates to MESAALLCRGIRWPSTPGNPRLVLDDAEHHGHDVALEPGTRLGFTVLPGRWCLGHQLIRDRHHRTLVPCPQDALIANGTQCAACEAADQSRAMHDFHRSGRAGAGLRDYLDQPHWLYVATFATGTTKVGTAADPSKWRRLAEQGAITARYVAWSPDGASVRHLEDLVSTELGFTQQVRANSKVRGLLENHDTTGRLDELNDDAATTVRALVAGLPPGILAGSRVVEETWNAPEQGRVLLAGFDAQDLQPYPGFLGEAAHGFEVAAVCGQALGVRLGGQPEIFVANAALLKGRKLVPGVYVTDSPPVQGALF